GCTTGCTGATTTTATTATTTCACATCCAAAATTCCTTGCACCAGGCACCTATCCGAACCTATTAAAAAAATCATATTTTGTGATTCATCGTATAGAATTAATTTGTATCTTTATGATATCAAAATAATATCAAATTAAAATTTACTGTTATGGAAAAAATTTTAAAACCGATGTCAGGGTATCTTACCTTAGTGATCTGCCTGGTTCTGTTTGTAGCATCAATCTATCTTTTTATTTCCGGAGTTGATCAAAGCATTCCGCTTGTAGCCATTGCTATGTTGTGTTTTCTGTTGTCCTGTTTTTTCTTAAAAGGTCTGATGATTATTCAGCCGAACCATTCAAGAGTGCTCAACTTCTTTGGCCGCTATGTGGGAACTGTAAAGGATAACGGATTGTTTTTTATCAACCCTTTATATTCATCCCAAAAGATGTCTTTGCGTTCAGAGAACCTACAGGGTCAGACTTTGAAAGTCAATGACAAAATGGGGAATCCTATTGAAATTGCCGTGGTAATGGTCTGGAAAGTAGGAGATACCTATAAAGCTGCATTTGATGTAGAGCGTTATTCAGACTTTGTGAAAATGCAGAGTGAAGCCGCAGTACGTCATCTGGCAATGAGTTTCCCTTATGACAATCTGGAAGATGATCATGCACCAATTACTTTAAGGGAAGG
This region of Chryseobacterium vaccae genomic DNA includes:
- a CDS encoding SPFH domain-containing protein gives rise to the protein MEKILKPMSGYLTLVICLVLFVASIYLFISGVDQSIPLVAIAMLCFLLSCFFLKGLMIIQPNHSRVLNFFGRYVGTVKDNGLFFINPLYSSQKMSLRSENLQGQTLKVNDKMGNPIEIAVVMVWKVGDTYKAAFDVERYSDFVKMQSEAAVRHLAMSFPYDNLEDDHAPITLREGGDKINSILEQELTDRLSKAGIIIQEARISHLAYASEIAGAMLQRQQATAIVAARTKIVEGAVGMVDLALKKLSEENIVELDDERKAAMVSNLMVVLCGEKAATPILNAGTLYN